The Nitrososphaerales archaeon genomic sequence TCCGAACAATGTTATCATTGAGGAGACGATAATTATCTTAATTGCGAGTATTATACCATAGTTAGAGTCTAGCAGCGTGCTTGGTGATGCAAGGAACAAATGTGCTTTGTACAAACCAGTTGCAACCAGTACCATCAAAGCGGGCAATGCAACCTTGTTGAATCTTTTGCCAATTGTTATCATAAGAGCTGTTCTTTCTTCAATAGTATTGGCAAGTGTTTTTAGCATCGGGACAAGTACTATTCCTATGAATATTGAACCACCAACCCATATGCTTGCAGAAGTTAGATGGATCCAAGTTATGAGAGACTCTAGTAATGTCATGTTCGCGCTAAATCATCTACAACTCTATTTATGTGTAGTTTGAATCAGAAGACATAAATGCAAAACATATGCTAGGGTAAACACGATGGCGTTAACGAGGGGTAAGATAGTTATCGCAGCTATCTTTGTTGGTGTTGCAGCGGCATTTTTTGGCCTTTATTACTCGTATAGTCTTCAACCACCTGATGTTAGTTCTAAAATTAATGTCATTCTTGCGAATGTGCAGATGAAAAACATAGATAGAGATGATCCTACCCTAATGATTGTTAGAGTAGATTTTGGTATATTTAATGGGAGCGAACAGACACTTGCTGTGTCAAAGATAGATTATGAACTATATGCAAACGAAGCTCTACTTGGCAGGGGCAGTTTATCATTGGAGGACATTCCTCTTACTGGCAGGGCGCCATTATATCCTAGCGCGAACACGGTGCTACCCTCTGAAATGAAGCTCCGCAAATCTCCAGATATTGCAGATGTATGGAACAGGCTGCAAAGCGGTACTACTGAAGACATAACATGGCGCACTGATGGTGTCGCACAGATAGAGTCTGCGTTTAGCATATTCGAGGTTCATTTCAGTTCTACATTTAGTACCCATTGATC encodes the following:
- a CDS encoding CopD family protein, whose amino-acid sequence is MTLLESLITWIHLTSASIWVGGSIFIGIVLVPMLKTLANTIEERTALMITIGKRFNKVALPALMVLVATGLYKAHLFLASPSTLLDSNYGIILAIKIIIVSSMITLFGMHVKISGYGNEKHVIKQDSRIIRLRTRIIWLGRIIVAQSIVILLFAALLDSGI